In a single window of the Myxococcus stipitatus genome:
- a CDS encoding glycosyltransferase yields MTLPGVTFVIPTYNGARRVEAPLQALLEQQAASECFEVVVVDNNSTDGTARVVEESNAVAGLRRRGVEVRVVAEPRQGLLFARLCGILSARRDIVCFLDDDNVPESNFVTDGLAAFEDASVGGVVSRLYPRYETPPTPSIARREHLLAINHRLGDAPIDFGADATLAPTIGAGLWLRRAAFLEAVPWQTPEQLMPDRLGKQLLSGGDIEFGFLLGRAGHRRVYAPTLKVWHLIPSTRFETRYFLRLIVGVVRSEQTLRARYLGQKSTGLHRWKACARLLGAGLSSPVLALRGDSLREILFVLASRWAQLQGPYPHLHP; encoded by the coding sequence ATGACCCTGCCCGGCGTCACCTTCGTCATCCCCACCTACAACGGCGCGAGGCGCGTCGAGGCGCCCTTGCAAGCCCTGCTCGAGCAACAGGCGGCGAGCGAGTGCTTCGAGGTGGTGGTCGTGGACAACAATTCGACCGACGGCACCGCGCGAGTCGTGGAGGAAAGCAACGCGGTCGCGGGACTGCGTCGCCGCGGCGTCGAGGTGCGGGTCGTCGCCGAGCCCCGGCAGGGACTGCTCTTCGCACGGCTCTGCGGAATCCTGAGCGCGCGACGGGACATCGTCTGCTTCCTGGACGACGACAACGTCCCCGAATCGAACTTCGTCACGGATGGGCTGGCGGCATTCGAGGACGCGAGCGTCGGAGGCGTCGTCTCGCGCCTCTATCCGCGCTACGAAACGCCCCCCACTCCGAGCATCGCACGTCGGGAGCACCTGCTCGCCATCAACCATCGATTGGGGGATGCCCCCATCGATTTCGGGGCGGATGCCACGCTGGCTCCGACGATTGGCGCCGGACTGTGGCTGCGCCGCGCCGCCTTCCTGGAGGCGGTGCCCTGGCAGACGCCCGAGCAACTCATGCCGGACCGGCTCGGCAAGCAGCTCTTGAGCGGAGGCGACATCGAGTTCGGCTTCCTGCTCGGCAGGGCGGGTCATCGCCGCGTCTATGCGCCCACCCTGAAGGTGTGGCATCTCATCCCGAGCACCCGCTTCGAGACGCGCTATTTCCTGCGGCTCATCGTGGGCGTGGTGCGCAGCGAGCAGACACTGCGGGCACGCTATCTGGGCCAGAAGTCCACGGGACTCCACCGATGGAAGGCCTGCGCGCGGCTGCTCGGCGCCGGGCTCTCCAGTCCCGTGCTCGCGCTTCGCGGCGACTCCCTGCGGGAAATCCTGTTCGTGCTCGCGAGCCGGTGGGCCCAACTCCAGGGCCCCTATCCCCACCTCCATCCATGA
- a CDS encoding acyltransferase family protein, whose translation MTTPPPRPTLRECLEGRGNNLDFLRFAAATGVIVSHAFPLGEGPKGTPEPLTGFSHGQVSLGIVCVAVFLVISGLLITRSWERTPDTRAFLQARALRIFPGLAVSLLATALLLGGAVTTLPLKEYFTATATYTFLARNLLLVEPQWTLPGVFETNVYVGAVNGSLWTLKYEVGFYLLVLALGRAKLLRRAWALVAWALTAGMSLLHIGRLGFWPELGLYFGGGLVLYLWRDRVRMNPWLALLSAAVLIVTAMMGTGLRVAMGSFGAYLVLYLAFLPSRLANFGRRGDISYGVYIYAFPVQQTVAAWMGGPTPWWWNAALAVPLIWLLGVLSWRLIEQRALRMRWRPETPRPTVSSLSPHA comes from the coding sequence ATGACGACGCCTCCGCCCCGCCCCACCTTGCGCGAGTGCCTCGAGGGCCGCGGCAACAACCTGGACTTCCTGCGCTTTGCCGCGGCCACGGGTGTCATCGTCAGTCATGCGTTTCCGCTGGGAGAGGGCCCCAAGGGCACGCCGGAGCCGCTGACGGGGTTCAGCCACGGGCAGGTCAGTCTGGGAATCGTCTGTGTGGCCGTGTTCCTGGTCATCAGCGGGCTGCTCATCACCCGGAGCTGGGAGCGCACGCCCGATACACGCGCGTTCCTCCAGGCGCGGGCGCTGCGCATCTTCCCGGGGCTCGCGGTGTCCCTGCTGGCGACCGCACTCCTGCTGGGCGGCGCGGTGACCACGCTCCCGCTGAAGGAGTACTTCACGGCCACCGCCACCTATACCTTCCTCGCGCGCAACCTCCTGCTCGTCGAACCGCAGTGGACGCTGCCCGGCGTGTTCGAGACGAACGTGTACGTCGGCGCGGTGAACGGCTCGCTCTGGACGCTGAAGTACGAGGTGGGCTTCTACCTCCTCGTCCTCGCGCTCGGCCGGGCGAAGCTGCTGCGCCGCGCATGGGCGCTCGTGGCGTGGGCGCTGACGGCCGGAATGTCCCTCCTGCACATCGGTCGGCTGGGCTTCTGGCCGGAGCTGGGCCTCTACTTCGGTGGAGGGCTCGTCCTCTACCTCTGGAGGGACCGGGTCCGCATGAATCCCTGGCTCGCATTGCTCAGCGCCGCGGTCCTCATCGTGACGGCGATGATGGGTACGGGGCTCCGCGTGGCGATGGGCTCCTTCGGCGCGTATCTCGTGCTCTACCTCGCCTTCCTCCCCAGCCGGCTCGCGAACTTCGGGCGACGCGGAGACATCTCGTACGGCGTCTACATCTACGCATTCCCCGTGCAACAGACAGTCGCGGCGTGGATGGGCGGCCCTACGCCGTGGTGGTGGAACGCGGCGCTGGCAGTGCCGCTGATCTGGCTGCTGGGAGTCCTGTCCTGGCGACTCATCGAGCAACGGGCGCTGAGGATGAGGTGGCGCCCGGAGACACCTAGACCGACCGTCTCGTCGCTGAGTCCCCACGCCTGA
- a CDS encoding FkbM family methyltransferase, with product MPRLRDQLTPLSHLRYLAWRALPRGRAVTLRLRSGERLMLRPPPAEDLATAYEMFVARVYQPPFAIEVATTRRIVDVGANCGHSLLFWARHYPHAHVLAFEPHPVHLAVLERNVALNGLEQRVTLHRAAAGVGQGEISLLDAESRSSTVDVPPERALRVPLRDFFDTIGPDPIDLLKMDIEGGEYALLSDPRFAALKIRTLVLEWHRTREHPDGKDWCEQVLARLGYEVTPGLWTGQENGLLWARPRGSEARA from the coding sequence ATGCCCCGACTGAGGGACCAACTGACCCCGCTGAGTCACCTGCGCTATCTCGCCTGGAGGGCCCTGCCTCGAGGACGCGCGGTGACGTTGCGTCTGCGCTCGGGAGAGCGGCTCATGCTGCGCCCGCCTCCCGCCGAAGACCTGGCCACCGCCTACGAGATGTTCGTCGCGAGGGTCTACCAGCCCCCCTTTGCCATCGAGGTGGCCACCACGCGCCGCATCGTCGATGTCGGGGCCAACTGTGGCCACTCCCTCCTGTTCTGGGCCAGGCACTATCCGCACGCGCATGTCCTTGCGTTCGAGCCTCATCCCGTCCATCTGGCCGTGCTGGAGCGCAATGTCGCGCTCAATGGGTTGGAGCAGCGGGTGACGCTGCACCGGGCGGCGGCCGGCGTGGGTCAGGGGGAGATCAGCCTGCTCGACGCGGAGAGCCGCTCCTCTACGGTGGATGTCCCCCCGGAGCGGGCGCTTCGGGTGCCGCTGCGCGACTTCTTCGACACCATCGGCCCCGACCCCATCGACCTGCTCAAGATGGACATCGAGGGAGGCGAATACGCGCTGCTGAGCGATCCGCGCTTCGCGGCATTGAAGATTCGCACCCTCGTCCTGGAGTGGCACCGTACCCGGGAACATCCGGACGGAAAGGACTGGTGCGAACAGGTGCTGGCCAGGCTGGGTTACGAGGTCACACCGGGCCTCTGGACGGGGCAGGAGAACGGCCTGCTCTGGGCTCGACCTCGCGGTTCGGAGGCGCGCGCATGA
- a CDS encoding acyltransferase family protein has product MDGLDVLRACAILGVLLFHAPAVVHEALPTPLRFAFAHGWMGVNLFFVLSGYLVGRQVFAPDDDAPTGTRLRTFWLKRWMRTLPLYFVVLAFYALKPWTVGTPFLGGGWHYAVFLQNFTMPRDFVQSWSLCVEEHFYLALPLVAFAPGARRWPAWVWLLPVGASILARALFVAELPLDKSMLAITEGALWSTDQHLDGLAVGVFLARTTAIWHGGHRSWRMACGILGAAVLLVTVARYGAVVAAAGHPWIHAGLAVGFGGVLIGIESLQLPPGLRWAIQQVALLSYGAYLWHGLVVRGIERLELSLGAWGLDLLAFLLVTLGLSCVTYVAVEKPCLKLRDVMLERWTLGESPRLRGNMEGRESAP; this is encoded by the coding sequence ATGGATGGGCTGGACGTCCTCCGGGCCTGCGCCATCCTCGGGGTGCTGCTCTTCCATGCTCCGGCGGTCGTCCACGAGGCCCTGCCCACGCCGCTGAGGTTCGCCTTCGCGCATGGCTGGATGGGGGTGAACCTCTTCTTCGTCCTCTCTGGCTATCTCGTGGGCCGGCAGGTCTTCGCGCCGGACGACGACGCGCCCACGGGCACGCGGCTGCGCACGTTCTGGCTCAAGCGGTGGATGCGCACCCTGCCACTCTACTTCGTCGTACTCGCGTTCTACGCCCTCAAGCCCTGGACCGTGGGCACGCCCTTCCTCGGCGGCGGCTGGCATTACGCGGTGTTCCTCCAGAACTTCACGATGCCGCGCGACTTCGTGCAGAGCTGGTCGCTGTGCGTGGAGGAGCACTTCTATCTCGCACTGCCCCTGGTGGCCTTCGCGCCAGGCGCCCGCCGCTGGCCCGCCTGGGTCTGGCTCCTGCCCGTGGGAGCGAGCATCCTGGCGCGTGCGCTCTTCGTGGCGGAGCTTCCATTGGACAAGTCCATGCTCGCCATCACCGAGGGCGCCCTCTGGTCCACGGACCAGCACCTGGATGGCCTGGCCGTCGGCGTGTTCCTCGCCCGGACCACGGCCATCTGGCATGGGGGGCACCGTTCCTGGCGCATGGCCTGCGGCATCCTGGGCGCGGCCGTGCTCCTGGTAACGGTGGCGCGATATGGCGCGGTCGTCGCGGCCGCGGGCCATCCGTGGATTCACGCCGGGCTCGCGGTGGGCTTTGGCGGTGTGCTCATCGGAATCGAATCCCTCCAACTCCCTCCAGGGCTCCGTTGGGCCATCCAACAGGTGGCGCTCCTGTCCTACGGGGCATACCTCTGGCATGGCCTCGTAGTGCGAGGCATCGAAAGGCTGGAGCTCAGCCTGGGGGCCTGGGGGCTGGACCTGCTGGCATTCCTCCTAGTGACCCTGGGCTTGTCCTGTGTGACCTACGTCGCGGTGGAGAAGCCGTGCCTCAAGCTGAGGGACGTGATGTTGGAGCGATGGACCCTCGGCGAGTCGCCCCGGTTGCGTGGCAACATGGAAGGCCGCGAGTCTGCTCCCTAG